A region from the Geobacillus vulcani PSS1 genome encodes:
- a CDS encoding response regulator: MKTRIAIIDDHQLFREGIKRILEFEGDFEVVAEGSDGSEALSIVETYRPDLVLMDINMPDINGVEATKQLIEAYPDTKVVVLSIHDDENYVMRALQTGATGYLLKEMDADTLIEAVRIVAEGGSYLHPKVTHNLIREYRRLATEKGGAVVKQEVRRPLHLLTRRECEVLQLLADGKSNRAIGEALYISEKTVKNHVSSILQKLNVNDRTQAVVVAIKNGWVEVR; the protein is encoded by the coding sequence ATGAAAACACGCATCGCGATTATCGACGATCACCAGCTGTTTCGTGAGGGCATCAAGCGCATTTTGGAGTTTGAGGGCGATTTTGAAGTCGTAGCGGAAGGAAGCGACGGGAGCGAGGCGCTTTCGATCGTCGAAACATACCGCCCAGATTTGGTGCTGATGGACATTAACATGCCGGACATCAACGGCGTTGAAGCGACGAAACAGCTGATTGAAGCTTACCCTGATACGAAAGTGGTTGTGTTGTCGATTCATGACGATGAAAACTATGTCATGCGCGCCTTGCAGACGGGAGCAACGGGGTATTTGTTGAAGGAGATGGATGCAGATACACTGATTGAAGCGGTGAGAATCGTCGCCGAAGGTGGGTCATATTTGCATCCAAAAGTGACGCACAACTTGATTCGCGAATACCGCCGCCTGGCGACGGAAAAAGGCGGCGCAGTGGTCAAGCAGGAGGTGCGCCGTCCGCTCCATTTGTTGACGCGGCGCGAGTGCGAAGTGTTGCAGCTTTTAGCTGACGGCAAAAGCAACCGCGCCATCGGCGAGGCGCTGTACATTAGCGAGAAAACGGTGAAAAACCACGTCAGCAGCATCTTGCAAAAATTAAATGTCAACGACCGGACGCAAGCCGTTGTGGTAGCGATCAAAAACGGCTGGGTTGAGGTGCGCTGA
- a CDS encoding DegV family protein, whose protein sequence is MKTAIVTDSTAYLPKEVRERLGIRLIPLSVIFGNETYREEMDMTADEFFVKIKQHPTLPTTSQPSVGEFVDLFTAIREEGYDAVISIHLSSGISGTYQGAVTAGTMVEGLSVYAYDSEISCMAQGFYAIEAAEMAQAGKTPDEILARLDEMKRTLRAYFMVDDLSHLQRGGRLTGAQAFIGGLLQIKPLLRFENKVIVPFEKIRTRKKAVKRIEELFAEDADKGVPLKAAIIHANQPDEASRWRDELSARYPHVEFWISYFGPVIATHVGEGALGLTWYQP, encoded by the coding sequence GTGAAAACGGCAATTGTCACCGATAGCACCGCCTATTTGCCGAAAGAGGTGCGCGAGAGGCTTGGCATTCGCCTCATTCCGCTCAGCGTCATTTTCGGAAATGAGACGTATCGCGAAGAGATGGATATGACGGCTGATGAATTTTTTGTCAAAATCAAGCAGCATCCGACGTTGCCGACGACGTCTCAACCGTCGGTCGGTGAATTCGTTGACTTGTTCACTGCCATTCGTGAGGAAGGGTACGACGCTGTCATCAGCATCCACCTCTCAAGCGGCATCAGCGGCACGTACCAAGGGGCGGTTACGGCGGGGACGATGGTCGAAGGATTGAGCGTTTACGCCTACGACTCGGAAATCAGCTGCATGGCACAAGGGTTTTACGCCATTGAAGCTGCCGAGATGGCGCAGGCGGGGAAAACGCCGGACGAGATCCTCGCCCGCCTCGATGAAATGAAGCGAACGTTGCGCGCTTATTTTATGGTCGACGACTTGTCCCACCTGCAGCGCGGCGGACGGCTGACCGGGGCGCAGGCGTTCATCGGCGGCCTCTTGCAAATCAAGCCGCTTCTTCGCTTTGAAAACAAAGTGATTGTGCCATTTGAAAAAATCCGCACGCGCAAAAAGGCGGTCAAACGAATCGAAGAACTGTTCGCCGAAGATGCGGACAAAGGCGTGCCGCTCAAAGCCGCCATCATCCACGCCAACCAGCCGGATGAGGCGAGCCGCTGGCGCGACGAGCTGTCCGCTCGCTATCCGCACGTCGAGTTTTGGATCAGCTATTTCGGCCCGGTCATCGCCACCCACGTCGGCGAAGGTGCGCTCGGGTTGACGTGGTATCAGCCTTAA
- a CDS encoding glycosyltransferase family 4 protein: protein MRIIYLCQHFPPETGAPQIRVYEVSKELIKRGHQVEVLTAFPHHPHGVIPEPYRGLFYLFEQWDGIPVHRTWIYPSPKGSFWKRLASYFSFTFSSFYSLLVKAKPTDVIICNSPPLFLGITGYVGAKLKRAKFVFNVADIWPESAVELGILKNRLFIRMARWLELFLYRKAWKIAAATEGIRDYMIEQGKAPEDVFLLPNGVNTDVFRPLPKNKELLAELGLEGKVVFTYAGTMGYAQGLDSVLRAAAIVKAKDERAHFLFVGDGQEREKLMALKEELGLDNVTFYGSVPVEKMPAIFSITDYSIVSLRNIDLFKGARPSKIFPAIATGTPVLYCGEGESAEILETYHCGKIAPPENPEQIAAAVLELLCLPSEEYEKMAENGRKLAVEQYSWKRIVDDLLHALSDETNRESVWPAEQ from the coding sequence ATGAGGATCATTTACCTATGCCAACACTTCCCACCGGAAACGGGCGCACCGCAAATTCGTGTGTATGAGGTGAGCAAAGAGCTGATCAAACGGGGGCATCAAGTGGAAGTGCTCACGGCATTCCCGCATCATCCGCACGGCGTCATCCCGGAGCCATACCGCGGCCTGTTTTATTTGTTTGAACAATGGGACGGCATTCCCGTTCATCGGACATGGATTTATCCGTCGCCAAAGGGGAGCTTTTGGAAGCGACTCGCTTCGTATTTTTCATTTACGTTCAGCTCGTTTTATTCATTGCTTGTGAAAGCGAAGCCGACGGATGTGATCATTTGCAATTCCCCGCCGTTGTTTTTAGGGATCACCGGGTACGTGGGCGCGAAGTTGAAACGGGCGAAGTTTGTTTTCAACGTCGCTGACATTTGGCCGGAATCGGCCGTTGAGCTCGGCATTTTGAAAAATCGGCTGTTCATCCGAATGGCGAGATGGCTCGAGCTGTTTTTATACCGGAAGGCTTGGAAAATCGCTGCCGCGACAGAAGGCATTCGCGATTATATGATTGAACAAGGAAAGGCGCCCGAGGATGTCTTTTTATTGCCGAACGGCGTCAACACGGATGTGTTTCGCCCGCTGCCGAAAAACAAAGAGTTGCTTGCGGAATTAGGGCTCGAAGGAAAAGTGGTGTTTACGTACGCCGGAACGATGGGATACGCCCAAGGGCTCGATTCGGTGTTGCGGGCGGCGGCCATCGTCAAAGCAAAAGATGAACGGGCGCATTTCCTGTTTGTCGGCGACGGCCAAGAGCGAGAAAAGTTGATGGCGTTAAAAGAAGAGCTTGGCCTTGACAACGTGACGTTTTACGGATCCGTTCCGGTTGAGAAGATGCCAGCGATTTTCTCCATCACCGATTACAGCATCGTTTCGTTGCGCAATATCGATTTGTTTAAAGGAGCAAGGCCGTCGAAAATTTTCCCGGCGATCGCCACCGGAACCCCGGTGCTGTATTGCGGCGAAGGGGAGAGCGCAGAGATTTTAGAAACATACCATTGCGGAAAAATCGCTCCTCCAGAAAATCCTGAACAGATCGCTGCCGCGGTTCTCGAGTTGCTTTGCCTTCCGAGCGAGGAATACGAAAAGATGGCGGAAAATGGGCGCAAGTTGGCGGTGGAGCAATATTCTTGGAAGCGAATTGTTGATGATTTGCTTCACGCCCTTAGCGATGAAACAAATCGCGAATCCGTTTGGCCGGCAGAACAATAA
- a CDS encoding sensor histidine kinase, which produces MAEAKQWDVKQLDRIVEKMIDTVQHSKDEIFRIGEQSRQEHDHLLRELEEVKRLTVQAIEEADQLEMEARQARRRLSEVSQNFSTHSEQDIREAYEQAHELHMKLAMVREREKQLRLRRDELERRLASLVQIIERADYLVGQITVVLHYLNSDFRQVGELIEGAKQKQEFGLKIIEAQEEERRRLSREIHDGPAQLLAHVLLRSDLVEKVIKERGTEAAIAEIRDFRKMVRSALSEVRRIIYDLRPMALDDLGLVPTLKKYLQTTEEYNKGVHISFVHIGEEIRLPSRMEAAVFRLVQESVQNALKHAEARHIDVKMEVTCHHLLVSVKDDGKGFDPSVKKENTFGLIGMRERVELLGGALAIRSKIGHGTTVFIRVPLDRSTDETNKEERKR; this is translated from the coding sequence ATGGCTGAGGCAAAACAATGGGACGTGAAGCAGTTAGATCGGATTGTCGAAAAAATGATCGACACCGTTCAACATAGCAAAGACGAAATTTTCCGCATCGGGGAGCAGTCGCGTCAAGAGCATGACCATTTGCTTCGCGAACTCGAGGAGGTGAAGCGGCTGACAGTGCAGGCGATCGAAGAAGCGGATCAGCTGGAAATGGAAGCGCGTCAGGCGCGCCGCCGCCTGTCGGAAGTGAGCCAAAACTTTTCCACCCACTCGGAGCAAGATATTCGCGAGGCGTATGAACAGGCGCACGAGCTGCATATGAAACTGGCGATGGTGCGCGAGCGGGAGAAACAGTTGCGGCTGCGCCGCGACGAGCTCGAGCGGAGATTGGCGAGTCTGGTGCAAATTATCGAACGCGCCGATTATTTGGTTGGACAGATTACCGTCGTGCTCCACTACTTAAACAGCGATTTCCGCCAAGTCGGCGAGCTCATTGAAGGAGCGAAGCAAAAGCAGGAATTTGGGTTGAAAATCATTGAAGCCCAAGAAGAAGAGCGTCGTCGGCTGTCGCGGGAAATCCATGACGGCCCCGCGCAGCTGCTCGCTCATGTCCTTCTTCGGTCTGATTTGGTCGAAAAGGTGATCAAAGAGCGAGGGACAGAGGCGGCGATCGCCGAAATTCGCGATTTTCGCAAAATGGTGCGCTCGGCTTTGTCCGAAGTGCGCCGCATCATTTACGATTTGCGGCCGATGGCGCTTGATGATTTAGGATTGGTTCCGACTCTAAAAAAATACTTGCAAACGACCGAAGAATATAATAAAGGAGTCCATATTTCCTTTGTACATATCGGCGAAGAAATTCGGCTGCCGTCGCGGATGGAGGCGGCTGTGTTTCGGCTTGTCCAAGAGTCGGTGCAAAACGCTTTGAAGCACGCCGAAGCGCGCCATATCGACGTCAAAATGGAAGTGACGTGCCATCATCTGCTTGTCAGCGTCAAAGACGATGGCAAAGGGTTTGATCCATCGGTGAAAAAAGAAAATACGTTCGGCTTGATCGGGATGCGGGAGCGGGTGGAGCTGCTCGGCGGCGCGCTGGCCATCCGCTCAAAGATTGGCCACGGAACGACCGTGTTCATTCGCGTTCCGCTCGACCGCTCGACTGACGAAACGAACAAGGAGGAGAGGAAACGATGA
- a CDS encoding YigZ family protein, whose translation MLQTYYTVKGYGEHEIVIEKSRFICYVNRAETEEEAVAFIQQIKKKHWDATHNCSAYLIGEHDQIQKANDDGEPSGTAGVPMLEVLKKKGVKDTVAVVTRYFGGIKLGAGGLVRAYSRAVSEGLNAAGIVERRLMRVMHVTIDYPWLGKVENELRSSVYAVKNIHYADRVTFDVLVPEDGQSSFGEWMTELTNGRADIQAGAMEYAERLLPSS comes from the coding sequence TTGTTGCAAACATATTACACGGTCAAAGGATATGGCGAACACGAAATCGTGATCGAAAAGTCACGGTTTATTTGCTATGTCAATCGCGCTGAAACGGAAGAAGAGGCTGTCGCCTTTATTCAACAGATCAAGAAAAAACATTGGGACGCGACCCACAACTGCTCCGCCTATTTGATCGGCGAGCATGATCAAATCCAAAAAGCGAACGATGACGGCGAGCCGAGCGGCACTGCAGGGGTGCCCATGCTTGAAGTGCTGAAGAAAAAAGGGGTGAAAGACACCGTCGCCGTTGTCACCCGCTACTTCGGCGGCATCAAGCTCGGCGCAGGCGGGTTGGTGCGCGCTTACAGCCGCGCCGTCTCCGAAGGCCTGAATGCTGCCGGCATCGTCGAGCGTCGGCTCATGCGCGTCATGCATGTCACGATCGACTATCCATGGCTCGGGAAAGTGGAAAATGAACTGCGCTCTTCCGTATATGCGGTGAAAAATATCCACTATGCCGATCGCGTCACCTTTGACGTTCTCGTTCCCGAGGACGGTCAGTCTTCGTTCGGCGAGTGGATGACCGAACTGACAAACGGAAGGGCGGACATTCAGGCGGGAGCGATGGAGTATGCCGAGCGGCTGCTTCCGTCTTCCTAA
- a CDS encoding LCP family protein — MNHTRKTIKKRKKKKRLRRFFLLVFFLLLGGVGAFGYNIYSETKQASSKIYQALDPSGKPPKNIEMHKDPFTVLLVGVENQYHDEEGRSDVVMLLTVNPKTNKVYLLSIPRDTRVYIPSEGRKDKITHSYSHGGIQSTIEAVNELIDVPIDYYVTTDFEGFEKIVDSLGGVTVDVPFTFKAQLTGSLKWHTFHKGKQELNGNEALAYVRMRKSDPRGDFGRNERQKQVIRAIIDKSTSITSLPKLDDVIADLGDHVRTNIPPSDLLSFIYVYQKMKNADVENLHLKGYDETINGVYYYIPDEQSVSSINETLRQALETSNASLTRNDSPSAQSEN, encoded by the coding sequence ATGAATCATACAAGAAAAACGATAAAAAAGCGGAAGAAAAAAAAGCGGCTCCGCCGATTCTTTTTGCTCGTGTTTTTTCTTTTGCTCGGGGGCGTCGGCGCTTTTGGCTACAATATTTATTCCGAGACGAAACAAGCGTCAAGCAAAATTTATCAAGCTCTCGATCCATCAGGTAAGCCGCCGAAGAATATCGAAATGCACAAAGATCCGTTTACCGTGCTGTTGGTTGGGGTCGAAAACCAGTACCACGACGAGGAGGGACGGTCTGATGTCGTCATGTTGTTGACCGTCAATCCGAAAACGAACAAAGTGTATTTGTTAAGCATTCCGCGCGACACGCGCGTTTACATCCCGAGCGAAGGGCGGAAAGACAAAATCACCCACTCCTACAGTCATGGAGGCATTCAATCGACAATTGAAGCCGTCAATGAGCTGATCGATGTACCGATCGACTATTACGTGACGACTGATTTTGAAGGGTTCGAAAAAATTGTCGATTCGTTAGGCGGCGTCACGGTGGATGTTCCGTTCACATTCAAAGCCCAACTGACAGGTTCGCTCAAATGGCATACGTTCCATAAAGGCAAACAAGAGTTGAACGGCAATGAAGCGCTCGCCTATGTGCGCATGAGAAAATCCGACCCCCGCGGCGACTTTGGCCGAAACGAGCGGCAAAAACAAGTCATTCGTGCCATTATTGACAAAAGCACGTCCATCACCTCGCTGCCGAAGCTGGATGACGTCATCGCCGATTTAGGGGATCACGTGCGGACGAACATCCCTCCGTCCGATTTGTTGTCGTTCATCTATGTCTATCAAAAAATGAAGAACGCGGATGTAGAAAATTTACATTTGAAAGGATACGACGAAACGATCAACGGCGTGTACTACTACATCCCTGACGAGCAATCGGTCAGCTCAATCAATGAAACGCTTCGGCAAGCGCTTGAGACGTCCAACGCCTCCCTCACACGCAACGATTCGCCGTCGGCGCAAAGCGAAAATTAA
- a CDS encoding SH3 domain-containing protein, translated as MKKTLLSVLLATCPLWPSAALAADGSPSSSTLMVAEQNSLLRRGATDSYQVVGSIPAGQQVKIIDKFQNAAGETWYRIEYGGVTGWARADSFSEARVSSAFPTVMFAKQDSLLRRGATDSYRAVGSIPAGQQVKVINEFQNAYGETWYRIEYGGVAGWARADSFSNQPPSMLVGKRAVIAANDIAMRKGASPYYPIVKTLSNGDVVSIIAEFTNSLGEQYVRVEWAGVKGWVKTEQIYIPEQLPTLLPAFMNVVQSSPVRRGASVHYRAVATVSRGQSVKVIDLFVTHGQELWYRVDLGHVRGWVSEKVLSMSSTISVPSGVSDTSSISGQPLTVSVSVANVRQAPSLKAKVVTQLKKGTKLNSLSSAKDASGALWYKVSLNGKTLGWVHETVVTKSYLSPPASEGMQKQVTTANAALFAEPSLSAAVIERIAKNRMVTVLKTTDASPFDWVQVTSASGKTGWMPAFEVKAPSYVYVKQANTPLRRGASSNYQSLKALAANERLAVLYEYHGWLNVETSNGVRGWVEESSTSTVALNSLVEPTFSTINEDAYLIWRKTSNFRVSYSLLPGNRLKITGSFSYAEVPSTDIPGIQTVEWTGSSLLITFEPGYTFTLRHYSDRLTLKILETGLKGKKIIIDAGHGAHDTGAIGPGGTREKDITLDTALLLKEELERAGAIVKLTRSTDIFLELSERTWIANSSDYDAFISIHADSYSRTSRGTTTYYNVSSNFNGPKSQQLAAIVQKHLVQQLGTYDRGHKTQDYYVNRKNELPSILVELAFLSNPNEEALLKTKAFRQKAAVGIREGLEEYFSQF; from the coding sequence TTGAAAAAAACGCTTCTTTCCGTCTTGTTGGCGACTTGCCCGCTATGGCCGTCAGCCGCCTTGGCTGCAGATGGGAGTCCATCCTCATCGACCCTTATGGTCGCTGAGCAGAACTCTTTGCTAAGGAGGGGAGCGACCGATTCATATCAAGTCGTCGGATCGATTCCGGCTGGCCAACAAGTGAAGATCATCGACAAGTTCCAAAATGCTGCTGGCGAAACGTGGTACCGCATCGAGTACGGAGGCGTCACCGGCTGGGCGCGGGCCGACAGCTTTTCTGAAGCGCGCGTCTCTTCTGCTTTTCCTACCGTGATGTTCGCCAAACAAGACTCGTTGCTGAGAAGAGGAGCGACGGATTCATATCGAGCCGTTGGTTCGATTCCCGCTGGCCAACAAGTGAAAGTCATTAATGAGTTTCAAAATGCCTATGGTGAAACGTGGTACCGCATCGAATACGGAGGCGTCGCCGGCTGGGCGCGGGCGGACAGCTTTTCCAACCAACCGCCTTCTATGCTCGTCGGAAAGCGGGCAGTCATCGCCGCTAACGACATTGCAATGCGCAAAGGGGCATCCCCTTACTATCCAATCGTGAAAACACTGTCTAACGGCGATGTCGTCTCCATCATTGCCGAGTTCACCAATTCGCTCGGGGAACAGTATGTGCGTGTGGAATGGGCGGGAGTCAAAGGATGGGTAAAAACGGAACAGATCTACATACCGGAACAGCTTCCGACACTTTTGCCGGCATTCATGAACGTTGTGCAGTCCTCCCCGGTTCGCCGCGGGGCGAGCGTCCATTACCGCGCCGTCGCCACAGTGTCACGCGGTCAATCTGTCAAGGTGATCGATTTGTTCGTCACACATGGTCAGGAGCTTTGGTACCGCGTTGATCTCGGACATGTCCGAGGATGGGTGTCGGAAAAAGTGTTGTCGATGTCATCAACCATTTCGGTTCCAAGCGGTGTCTCGGATACGTCCAGCATCTCAGGCCAGCCGCTGACGGTCAGCGTGTCGGTCGCCAATGTGCGGCAAGCTCCATCTTTAAAAGCAAAAGTCGTCACCCAACTGAAAAAGGGAACCAAACTGAACAGCCTGTCAAGCGCCAAAGATGCGTCGGGAGCGCTTTGGTACAAAGTGTCCCTCAATGGAAAAACGCTCGGCTGGGTGCACGAGACGGTCGTAACCAAGTCCTACCTTTCCCCACCAGCCAGCGAAGGGATGCAAAAACAGGTGACAACCGCTAATGCGGCGCTGTTTGCCGAACCTTCGTTGAGCGCCGCAGTCATCGAGCGGATTGCGAAAAACAGAATGGTCACGGTTTTGAAGACGACAGACGCGTCTCCGTTCGACTGGGTGCAAGTCACCTCTGCATCGGGAAAAACGGGATGGATGCCGGCGTTTGAAGTAAAAGCCCCATCCTACGTATACGTCAAACAGGCCAACACTCCGTTACGACGAGGTGCATCTTCGAACTATCAATCGTTGAAGGCGTTGGCAGCGAACGAGCGGCTTGCTGTCCTGTACGAATATCATGGGTGGCTGAATGTCGAAACATCCAATGGCGTCCGCGGATGGGTTGAGGAATCGAGCACCTCTACCGTCGCCTTAAATAGTCTCGTTGAACCAACGTTTTCGACCATCAACGAAGATGCCTATTTGATATGGAGAAAAACTTCCAATTTCCGCGTCTCCTATTCGTTGTTGCCGGGCAATCGTCTGAAAATCACCGGCTCGTTTTCCTACGCTGAAGTCCCGTCGACCGATATTCCCGGCATACAAACCGTGGAATGGACCGGCAGCAGCCTGCTCATCACCTTTGAACCGGGGTACACGTTCACCCTTCGCCATTACAGCGACCGATTGACGCTGAAAATTCTCGAGACCGGGCTCAAAGGCAAAAAAATCATCATTGACGCAGGGCATGGAGCGCACGACACGGGAGCGATCGGTCCTGGCGGCACGCGGGAAAAAGATATTACTCTCGACACCGCCTTATTGCTAAAAGAAGAATTGGAACGGGCCGGGGCCATCGTCAAATTGACGCGGAGCACCGACATCTTTTTGGAGCTGTCTGAACGGACATGGATCGCCAACAGTTCCGATTACGACGCCTTCATCAGCATTCACGCCGACTCGTACTCGCGGACATCTCGCGGAACGACAACGTACTACAACGTATCGAGCAACTTCAATGGGCCAAAAAGCCAACAGTTGGCCGCCATTGTGCAAAAACATCTTGTCCAACAGCTCGGAACGTACGACCGCGGCCATAAAACGCAAGACTATTACGTCAACCGAAAAAACGAGCTGCCAAGCATTCTTGTTGAGCTGGCCTTCCTCTCCAATCCAAATGAGGAGGCGCTGCTCAAAACGAAAGCGTTCCGCCAAAAAGCGGCCGTCGGCATTCGCGAAGGATTGGAAGAGTATTTCAGTCAATTCTAG
- a CDS encoding SpoIID/LytB domain-containing protein encodes MKKLAWLAVGLFLLIISPSASNAAGVKTYNNPVQVLVYKGTSVTVAVEGNYQIVNKETLTITPLPSGTSLTFRSSSSTVFVTYNGKTDFSSTGFTIQETIGAAPLSLVKVNQTRYRGSVDIRLQSNVLYAVNILDMEDYLKGVVPSEMPASWPLEALKAQAIAARNYAYKHKTSLTTNPNTQTYKGYDGESPRSNAAVDATRGLYLKYNGSVIETYYHSTSGGRTANVSDVWNSSQTAYPYLASVDDPYESSPYSRWSFTFSPAVLLRSFGFTDPSVVLYDVSIAKTGANGEVGAVTIETSAGEKTVKGNETTIRKLFPLDGNQFYGILPSNWFDIQVQKSGPSVSIQTASGNIAASSLSSYSVQTGSGTVSLAGVEGIKVQTTDGIVPLSASPSGVSSITVTGKGWGHRIGMSQYGAKAFAERGWTAEQILEHYFRGAEVSFE; translated from the coding sequence GTGAAAAAATTGGCGTGGTTGGCCGTCGGCCTGTTTTTGCTCATCATCTCTCCTTCCGCTTCGAACGCCGCTGGGGTGAAAACGTACAACAATCCCGTGCAAGTCCTTGTATATAAAGGGACATCGGTGACAGTCGCCGTCGAAGGAAACTATCAAATCGTCAATAAAGAGACGTTGACGATCACCCCGCTGCCAAGCGGGACAAGCCTGACATTCCGGTCTTCCTCTTCGACCGTGTTTGTCACGTACAACGGAAAAACGGATTTTTCAAGCACGGGATTTACCATTCAAGAAACGATCGGCGCTGCGCCTTTGTCGCTGGTGAAAGTGAATCAAACCCGTTATCGCGGCAGCGTCGACATTCGCTTGCAAAGCAACGTCTTGTATGCTGTCAATATTTTAGATATGGAAGATTATTTAAAAGGAGTCGTACCGAGCGAGATGCCTGCCTCTTGGCCGCTCGAAGCGCTGAAGGCGCAAGCCATTGCGGCCCGAAACTATGCCTATAAACATAAAACAAGTTTGACGACCAATCCAAACACACAGACGTATAAAGGATATGATGGAGAATCTCCACGATCGAACGCGGCAGTGGATGCGACAAGAGGATTGTATCTGAAATATAATGGCAGTGTCATTGAAACGTATTACCACTCGACAAGCGGCGGCAGAACCGCCAATGTAAGCGACGTCTGGAACTCGTCGCAAACCGCCTACCCATATTTAGCGAGCGTCGATGACCCGTATGAATCATCGCCATACAGCCGATGGTCATTCACCTTCTCCCCAGCTGTGCTGTTGCGTTCGTTCGGGTTCACCGATCCATCAGTCGTTTTATACGACGTTTCGATTGCCAAAACCGGCGCGAACGGAGAAGTGGGTGCCGTCACGATTGAAACCTCGGCAGGCGAAAAAACGGTGAAAGGCAATGAGACGACCATCCGCAAACTATTCCCGCTAGACGGCAATCAATTTTACGGCATCTTGCCGTCCAACTGGTTTGACATTCAAGTGCAAAAAAGCGGACCATCCGTGTCGATTCAAACGGCCAGCGGCAACATCGCCGCCTCTTCCTTGTCATCTTACTCCGTCCAAACAGGGAGCGGAACCGTTTCGCTCGCCGGCGTCGAAGGAATCAAGGTGCAAACAACGGATGGCATCGTGCCGCTTTCTGCCTCGCCGTCAGGGGTTAGCTCGATCACTGTCACTGGAAAAGGATGGGGGCACCGGATCGGCATGAGCCAATACGGAGCAAAAGCATTCGCCGAGCGCGGATGGACGGCAGAGCAAATTTTAGAGCATTACTTCCGTGGGGCGGAAGTCTCGTTCGAGTGA
- a CDS encoding SH3 domain-containing protein produces MMKRKSKWAVAASLAVGMTAGALLFTPSAMKASEEVVLASVDWVTSQLNPMKNDIANLKAQLTAQQQQIQQLQQQLASKPASPSLPSVVYVVKNNAAIRSGASTSYRVITYKQAGSSLQVVGAHLTSQGLWYNIVLSSSSKGWIYSGDVSTSAVSSDSTKHVIATAAVNIRKGATTSYPIIATVPKGTVMVYIQPFTNSKGEKWYNVQLSDGRRGWMAAEFGEVK; encoded by the coding sequence ATGATGAAACGAAAATCCAAATGGGCCGTTGCTGCCAGCCTGGCGGTCGGAATGACGGCAGGCGCTCTCTTGTTTACGCCATCAGCGATGAAAGCATCGGAAGAAGTCGTGTTAGCGAGCGTCGACTGGGTGACTTCCCAGCTCAACCCAATGAAAAACGACATTGCCAACTTGAAAGCGCAACTGACCGCCCAACAACAACAAATTCAACAACTTCAACAACAACTTGCCAGCAAGCCCGCTTCGCCGTCTTTACCTTCTGTCGTCTATGTAGTGAAAAACAATGCGGCCATCCGCAGCGGAGCGTCAACGAGCTACCGCGTCATCACTTATAAACAGGCAGGATCTTCACTGCAAGTAGTCGGGGCGCACCTTACTTCCCAAGGATTGTGGTACAACATCGTTCTCTCCTCTTCGTCGAAAGGTTGGATTTATTCCGGCGATGTCTCGACATCCGCCGTCAGCAGCGACAGCACCAAGCATGTCATCGCCACAGCCGCAGTCAATATTCGAAAAGGAGCGACGACTTCTTATCCGATTATTGCGACCGTTCCAAAGGGAACAGTGATGGTCTATATTCAGCCGTTTACCAACAGCAAAGGGGAGAAATGGTACAACGTGCAACTGTCTGATGGGCGTCGGGGTTGGATGGCCGCTGAATTTGGTGAGGTGAAGTAG